The Prochlorococcus sp. MIT 0801 genomic sequence AACGGCGGCCCTTACCAGCTTGTAATCTTCCACTTCCTTATTGGTATCTCTGCATACATGGGACGTCAGTGGGAGCTTTCATACCGTTTAGGTATGCGCCCATGGATCTGTGTTGCTTACTCAGCACCTGTATCAGCAGCTTTCGCTGTATTCCTTGTTTACCCATTCGGTCAGGGTTCATTCTCTGATGGTATGCCTCTAGGAATCTCTGGAACATTCAACTTCATGTTCGTTTTCCAGGCTGAGCACAACATCTTGATGCACCCATTCCATATGGCTGGTGTAGCAGGTATGTTCGGTGGTGCTTTGTTCTCTGCAATGCACGGTTCTTTGGTTACTTCATCACTTATCCGTGAGACCACAGGACTTGATTCACAGAACTACGGTTACAAGTTTGGACAAGAAGAAGAGACATACAACATCGTTGCAGCTCATGGCTACTTCGGTCGTTTGATCTTCCAATATGCAAGCTTCAACAACAGCCGTAGCCTTCACTTCTTCTTGGCTTCATGGCCAGTGATTTGTGTTTGGTTGACATCTATGGGCATCTGCACCATGGCGTTCAACTTGAACGGTTTCAACTTCAACCAGTCTGTAGTTGATACTTCAGGCAAGGTTGTACCAACCTGGGGTGACGTACTTAAC encodes the following:
- the psbA gene encoding photosystem II q(b) protein, whose protein sequence is MTTIQQQRSSLLKGWPQFCEWVTSTNNRIYVGWFGVLMIPCLLAATTCFIVAFIAAPPVDIDGIREPVAGSFMYGNNIISGAVVPSSNAIGLHFYPIWEAATLDEWLYNGGPYQLVIFHFLIGISAYMGRQWELSYRLGMRPWICVAYSAPVSAAFAVFLVYPFGQGSFSDGMPLGISGTFNFMFVFQAEHNILMHPFHMAGVAGMFGGALFSAMHGSLVTSSLIRETTGLDSQNYGYKFGQEEETYNIVAAHGYFGRLIFQYASFNNSRSLHFFLASWPVICVWLTSMGICTMAFNLNGFNFNQSVVDTSGKVVPTWGDVLNRANLGMEVMHERNAHNFPLDLAAAESTSVALVAPAIG